The genomic stretch AGGCGGAACTCAAAATTCCAATTATGTAGTAAATTGTCGGGAAAAATCGTACGTGATCACGGTGTTAGAATCTGGAACGCTTGCCGATCTCAACATCACCCTACAATTGCTGGAAGCATTAGGCGCGCACTTTTTTCCGGTGCCCAAACTGTATTATCGCCAACCGCTATTTTGTTATCATCACAAACCGCTGATTGTCACAGAATTAATTCAAGGCCAACATGAAATTAATTTATCTTTAGAACAAATTCAGCAAGTGGCATTCTTTTTAGCGCGACTGCATACTTTTTCAAACCAACATGAATTTAAGCGCGAGAATAAACGCAACCGCATATGGCAAATGAATATGATTGATAAATTGCACCAACAACTTCAACCCGCTGAAAAAATCGATTTAGCCAATGCACTCGCTATTTTGAATAATGTCGATTTTATTGATTTACCTAAGGGCATTACTCACTCTGATTTATTTCGTGATAATTTATTTTTTCAACAACAACAATTAATCAGCGTCATCGATTTTTATGATGCAGCATATGACTATTATTTATATGATGTTGCTGTAGCGATTAATGATTGTTGCCAAACCACAGAAGGTTATGTAGATGAGAAATTAACCCAACATTTTTTAACGTGTTATCAAACGCTTCGTCCCTTTGCCCCCTTAGAAAAAAAATACTGGCCCGCCATGCAATTATACGCTGCAGTCAATTTTTGGCTTTTACGCTTAAATCGATTTTATGATGAAAAGATTTCACAAGGGAATTTACTTAAAGATCCGCAGATTTATCAATTAATCGTTCGCCAGTTGATTAGCAATTATCAGGAAGAGTAATAATTCCTTCAAACACCGTCACTGCTTCGCCAAGCATAAATACGGGTGCTTCGCCACCTTCCCATATCACGGTTAAATCGCCACCCGCTTGTTGAACAATTACTTCACTATTGCATAAACCTAATTTTTTAGCGGCGACCATCGTCGCGCACGCACCACTACCACAGGCTAAAGTCAGTCCGCTGCCACGCTCGTAAACACGCAATTGAATGTTTTTTTCATTGACTATTCGCGCTGCACTG from Legionellales bacterium encodes the following:
- a CDS encoding homoserine kinase yields the protein MAIYTALSEQTILAVVQYYHLGHYQQFAPLSGGTQNSNYVVNCREKSYVITVLESGTLADLNITLQLLEALGAHFFPVPKLYYRQPLFCYHHKPLIVTELIQGQHEINLSLEQIQQVAFFLARLHTFSNQHEFKRENKRNRIWQMNMIDKLHQQLQPAEKIDLANALAILNNVDFIDLPKGITHSDLFRDNLFFQQQQLISVIDFYDAAYDYYLYDVAVAINDCCQTTEGYVDEKLTQHFLTCYQTLRPFAPLEKKYWPAMQLYAAVNFWLLRLNRFYDEKISQGNLLKDPQIYQLIVRQLISNYQEE